Genomic DNA from Chaetodon auriga isolate fChaAug3 chromosome 18, fChaAug3.hap1, whole genome shotgun sequence:
caacattttgagaaacacgCTACATCTGTTTTTTCCTGAGATTAAAAAAGATCTGTATCTAGCtgagcttagcataaagaccagaGGCAGGGAGAAGCAGCAAAATACACCTACAAAatcctctaaagctcactaattaatacattttattatgtGTAATCCAAGTTAAACCAGAATATAAAAATGACTATTAGTTTTTTTAGTGGGAGTTACACAAAGGAACTTTGATTTCTTGATGAACAGATGCAGTCAGTGGGCACAGGTTGTAGGTTTGGCCTGTATTCTGGCTGTGCACTGTCACTGCACGACGtccagtctgcagctctgtctaaAATGACATCTTGTCCACGCTGCATAGCTTCTCTGATGTGCTGAGTTGTTGAGCTCTGCAGACACAAAGGGAAGACTGAAGTGTGCCGACTGCACGGTTCATTTTTATCTGTAATCATAATGCTTTAATTGAATCTGTCATGCATTGATTGCACCTGTTAGTTGAACAAATTGTGATTAGTTTCTTTTAAAGGAAGGGAAATAGTTTGCATGTAAATCAATTGGAAATGGCTGCAGTGCAAATTCACGCAATTTGTAAGCAGTTTTAGCATCTAAAGACTAGAGACTAAAGAGCTTTTAGGTGTCAGAACTAATAATTTGTCGCAACCTGACAGACTGCAGGTTAGAGAGAGATGATGGCGGTGTGTATTGATGGTGTTCAGGCATGTAACCCTGAGTGGATTATAGGCCCAAGGGGGCTTATGAAGGAACTGATGCTGATTTTCATAATGCTCTTTCACATGCCCTTCTTGATTTACCTGTGACTCACAGTATTTTTGTGTACATCTTAGGATCTCGCAGCCATGAAGACGCCGCCATGTTGTGTTGAGCTGGGAATACTTGCATCAGTGGCACCATGTTTAGTGTGAGCTCACCAGCGAAGATGCCTGTTCACCCTGGGGAAGAACGGTTCTCTCCACTACTGCTCCCCTTCCAGAGGCAGGGGACATTAACGCCAGTCTCTGTTGCCTCGTTACGGGGCTGCTGAACCTCTCCAAGAGACGTCGATGGAGAACATCTCCATGGCGAATGTTTCCCTGGGCTCCCGGTCACCCCCGGAGCTGGTCACGCCTACAGCGGAGGCCCTGGAAAGCCTGCAAGGCGTCAGCCTACCTCTGCAGgtcttcttctgcttcatcaTGGTTGCCATCCTGCTTTTGGCTCTTTTGGGAAACGTGGTCGTGTGCCTGATGGTGTACCAGAGGTCTGCCATGCGTTCGGCCATCAACATCCTCTTGGCCAGCCTGGCGTTCGCAGACATGATGCTGGCCATCCTGAACATGCCCTTCGCTCTGGTTACTGTTGTGACCACCAAGTGGATTTTCGGGAACGTTTTCTGTCGAGTTTCGGCCATGCTCTTTTGGTTCTTTGTGATGGAGGGTGTGGCTATACTGCTTATAATAAGCATAGATCGTTTTCTTATAATTGTCCAGAAGCAAGATAAGCTGAGCCCACAGAGAGCAAAAGTGCTCATCGTGGTCACATGGggactcactttcattttctcttttcccctGGCTGTCGGTTCCCCTCCACTACAGATCCCCCCCAGGGCCCCTCAGTGTGTATTTGGCTACAGCGTCGAGGCTGGTTACCATGCCTATGTATTGATACTAATGCTAGTCTTCTTCTTCATACCGTTCATGGTCATGCTTTACACATTCATGGGGATCCTGAACACTATCCGCCACAACGCCATCCGCATCCACAGCCACCCAGATGGCATCTGCCTGAGCCAGGCCAGCAAACTGGGCCTGCTTAGCCTCCAGAGGCCCTTCCAAATGAACATAGACATGAGCTTCAAGACCCGTGCCTTCACcaccatcctcatcctcttctctgtgtttacagtgtgctgGGCACCCTTCACTGCCTATAGTCTGGTAGCTACCTTCAGTGATAGCTTCTACCATAAAGACAGCTTTTTTCAAATCAGCACATGGGTCCTGTGGTTGTGCTACCTCAAGTCAGCCCTCAACCCTCTCATTTACTACTGGCGGATCAAGAAGTTCCGCGACGCCTGCCTTGATCTGATGCCCAAGTACTTCAAGTTTCTTCCTCAGCTGCCAGGCAACACAAAGAGGCGCATACAGCCGAGCGCAGTATACGTGTGTGGGGAGCATCGCTCTGTggtttaaaggaaaaatccaccctCGAACATTTCAACACTGTTAAAAGCACATCTTTACATAATGTATCTTGCAGTTCTGGgccttttttgttgtttggtgggACACTTCTCTTGGCAGACGttgagaaataaaacagcactGCGTTAAGAAAACAGTCCAGAGGCTGTTGGTGGGGGCGTGTTGCTGCAGGTACcagtgagaaaatgaaatgcaatccAAGAAGTCCAGTTCGTGTCAAACATTCATGAGTTTTAAGGCTTATCAGATACCACACACCTGTGCATGGTGGTCTGTACTATAATTAAACAGGATTTGACACCTTTGGAATGAAGCTAGGTATTGTTTGGAACTAGTTCCAATACCATATCTGAGATTCATTGGTAAAACAGTACTTTTTTGATACATTACAGTAAGAATGTACACACTACTTTCTATAAAACCCCTGTTTCATTTCACAAAAGAGCCAAGCATGTCTAATGTTAAATGTCTAAATACAAACCACTATACACGGGCTTCGCCTGAATAAAATACAGCATTAGTTCAGCAAGATTTTAATGGAAATCAGATACTGTCCATGATAAAACATTCtaaactcaaggtccacttacgGCATTTGATCGTAAGCCTGCTTTGATAATGGAGCTTGCTCAGGTGTGACCTACACACAGAACTTCAGTTGTGGGATGTGAGCTGTGGTTGCGTATGGCGGGGAGATTGTAACCCATCGTCCTGTTCAGACTTTGGGATAtagttgaaagctctggaaataGTAAGGTAACCTTGACTTTAGAATATTTGATTATGAACAGGTGTTCTCCACACTCGTGGTACTATTTGGTGAAAGAATAGATTAACAGCAAAATGGATCTGACCCGAAGTTCAAGGTCAGTTTGTGGTACTTTACACGTTTTGACAATGGTGCTACAGAAACGATGCAGTCAGGAGGAAAATCTATCGAGGTTTGTCACCCAGCTGTACTCTGGAGAGTGATCACAGCaatcattttctcctctgtctgagcAGCTGCAAGGGAATTTCACTGTTCTCATGACAGAATGATCTTTCAGTGTGTGCTACCTGTTTGACTAGCCAGTGCTTTTCCAGATGAAGCTGCACTCTGGCGACAGTTGAGTCAGGGGCCGCTGATTTTGCTGAAAGACTTTGCATTTTCTTGCTGGAGTCCTGCAGCCCCCTGAAGAGGTTTCACACAAAGCTCTGACTTTCCATTTTGCActgaagctcagcagcagtcaggGTGTGGATGAACACTCTCAGTAGGCCTCAGTGGAATATCAAATTGGTAAAAGGCAACTGGACTCATCATGTGGAAGATATTTATGGAATTTGCTTCCCATTCTGAAAGGAGATGGTGGCTGTACCTAAAGCAGTTGCCGTGTCATGCTTCATTTTTGAGTCTTGAATCTTAATTCTCAAATTGGAGCTTGTCTTGTTGTTTACACTGgaagtccagttgcctttgagTCTGTGAAGAATCTTTCATTCAGGTCATTGTATATCAAGATGTCTCAGTGTCAAATAGCAAACCAAACAACAGGTTCACTTGTCCTTGATTTAGTTCTTGTAGATAAACAACCACACAGGAAAGAATCAATCACTGAAGAAGTGGAGATGCTCCaccaacagcagcttcagcagcagggcTGAGTATTGTTTAAAAACTGTTGATACTAGTGCTGATACAATACCCAAGTCTTCATACCAGTACTGGaataatgcttttttttgttaaatgaacACAAGCAGCCATAAAGGATTTTGATGTAAATACAGTCAAATTGGCAAAATGAGTCAGGAACTATCAGGTCCTGTCCAAATATTTGATGCCACCTTTTGATAACTGACAGTTTTTAATACTTGGTTCTCTCAACACAttgctttcagtgaaaaaaggTATTTAAATTGGACATACAGCtcaagagcagagcagaaagcagTGCAGCAACGAGATCTTTCCTGCTACGAATACAACCTTGAATAAATGTGCTGTCTTGGTCTTATGCTATCACTATACAATGGCATTCTGGGTAATCAAAGAAACTTTCAAGTGAAGCTGTCAACTGAAGGAAACTATAAAAGTCAATGAAAACACTTTCTGACTCCTGGAGTGCGCTGAATGgcacatactgtgtgtgagagtataAACGGGTGaatttttcctttaatattgTACTGAAGACAGGCGCTGCTTGGTTTGACTCGGCCATACGTCTTTTCTTGCCACTGGAAGGACGCGTCGTGGGGAAAGGACGGTGTGTTTTAGCTGCATAGAGTGTGTTTTATGAGGCATGTAAATTAACAGCTTAAGTGGAATTTGAATGTGGTCAGAATGTGGCCATGACACATTTGAAGGTGTGTATTTCTATTTAAATGTTTTGGATGTGCCTATTGATTAGTCCATTTGCCAGTCAGAATGCTGCTATATCTGGTGAAAATGTGCAATTtcagtgtactgtactgttgaATGTAATAAAGAAATAGACATTTCTTACCTTGTTAAACTGCgttgaatgtgttttttgtttatctGTTGTGGATCAGTCAGCTGACATGGAGATGTATACTCAGAGACGATACATGTCCTGATGTCACCTCCTGGTCCACAAGCTAACTCAATGCAAGCTTTTACTGAGGGTTCCTTGccaaaatcaaatgtttttctgtggtttATGGCCCATATTCTAAGATAAATTAACTGCTATAAACAACAGTTTCAAGCCTACAGCACCGATTGGTTTACATGATACATCATTGGAATTGTTGGCTTCTCCTTTACCCATCATATCTGCACACAGAAATTTCTAAGCTGTATCTCTGCTTTCTAAAAAATGAAGGGAACTTAATCTGTGCAAGCCCTGGGCTTGGCTATGCCAAGAGttgaaggctttttttttgtccaggttttgagacctcattcacacataaaaaatgtaCAGATATCTCAGAACGTGCACACATAAAACTATTTGCAGGGCAACCACTGGTGAATTTTATCGTATTTTTGTGTAATTCTCACAAACTGATCCTTCCAGATATTGAATTGAGTGaattactcacacacacacacacacacacacattcacattcgCATATCTCATATCAACAGTTTTGAATAAGTCCTTTTCACAGACCTGTAATAGGAAAATCACAGCTTTTACTAACAACATTAACGACTGCTCTGGTGTATTTAAGTGTCCAGTAAGTCAggacagtgtgtcagtgagccATGAACAATATCAGCACCCTGAAAcggaagcagctaaatggaattcagccattattCATTTGATTATATACAACAGTGCTTTTGCTGCCATCATGTGAAAATGTCTTAGGGGAAGAAGTCCTGTCTCCTGAATATGTATCATATTTGGAATGACATGCTGTAATAGACAGTTTTCACCCCTAGTTCATGGTGTTAGAGAGACATTTTGTACCTTCTTTTGAAGCTTGCTAGAGTGAAGTGTTGGCTGTTTAGGTGAATAATAGAGCTGAAAAAGCTTCTCGAGGTCAGGACAAAGAATAACTGCTTCCAATGGGCAAATACTTATCTTCTTGCATGTGCGCTCGGTGCATTTTCCTAAAACACTGCATGCTTTTATGTGAATGTTGATAACTTGTTATTCTGGATACCTAAATATGTGAGTAACCTCATGCTTCTATATGCTGGGATACTGAGGCATGGTGGAAGCACTTCATCTCGTTTATGATCCATATTTGTGGTCCAGCTTTAACATGAGCCTATAACAAGGCTGTCAGATTCACATACCCTTACATTTATGATGAGTTTAAGCTCCCAAGTAAATCTGTATCCAATGTAATGCATCAACTTTGCAGTGCtgtgtgcatgaaaatacaTACATTACGTTTCATAGATAAGGTGTCATATTTAAGAGCCcggtgtgtttatgtgatgcCTCTGTGCAAGCTCTGCGTTAATTATCCCCCTCCCAATGCGTCACCTGTGTCCTTTTTCCACCCAGGGATTACACTTCCTGTCATCGTCTCTGCTGAGTGCTTTCCCGAGGGCGACGTACGCCGGCTGTGCATTCATGCATTATCCCTCCACACAATGATTTTCTCCAAGCCTCCATTCTCCATGCTTTGACTTGGACCAGGCCTCCCAGTCATACGCTTCACAGTCAAGTCCACAGCGATGCAGCTGATAATAGAAAAGCCAGGGAGCAAGCAGTCTGCTTCCAGTTGTGTTTCTTGTAAAGAAAGCATGAGTGAATTTAATCAAAATGACTGTGTACGCTATACTTTCAAGGCTGGAAGGCCTCACCTCTTCACTGTTACTACACATCTAACCAGATATTCACAATCTGCACAACTCGGCGTATCTCCTTTACTCCTCAACACGGTCTAAACACTGCTGTATAGTGGGCTCTAACAACCAATCACATGACCAAAGGGCAGCTCGTGCCGAGATGCTGTGTGTTTAGGACCCACGGACAGACAGTAAATGACCACATACGACCACAGCTTgaacatttcctctctttcagaCAGATGGGCAGGTATGTGAGGTAGGTAGCTCAAAGTGGACATTTACTGGCTATGTAGGCTGTAACGTTTTATGTGTTACACAGTGAGAGGCTACATGGAATTACAGTTACTGGAAAGTTAACTACAAGGCTAAGATTACTGTTCTCTGTTTACTGGAGGCGTCAAAAAGAACCGCTGAacgaacacaaaacacaccacacattGTGTACTTTATACATTTTTGGTGACGACATTCCCTATATAATGTTGACAGACAACCTAGGACCGTGCATTAGGTAACTCAGGTATTAAATATGTCTGAGTTATGAATGCTTGTCAATGCCTGACAGGAGAGTCGTCACTCAGGACGACCCAGACTCCCTGCTGAGGCTCCCCAGCAGTCAGTGGCCCTTGACTCATCCCTTCCATGGATACCTCTGACCTGGATGTCAGATAATCTTCACAGACATCACACAGAGAATTCCCTTTtggaaaaaatgcatttgtgacTTGAGCCATGCCAGGGGAGTCTCAAAAAAGCAGTTTGTAAATGCAGGTTCAGCAGTCTGTGTATAAATGTATCAACACATATATGTTTGATGAAAATTGCAAATatctataaatatatacatttgtGAATTTCTATTGCATTTATTCAAAACATAAGATTTttatgtggatttgttttacatttatataaaCTATTCCTGTGTGCATTGAAAAATATTGATGTGGAAAGAGTCACTTATATATAAATCCTGAAATACGTTTGTGAATCCTTCTGCGTACCTTCACTTGTACTGAGCCTGATCCGGCTCCATGCTGATGGTTTATTTGAGCAGGCTGAGATGAATCTGTCTCTGaaatttctgcctccacctcagTGCGATGAAGGTGAATggaagtctgtgtgtggtgttcaaagtaatgaaaaattaaaaaattcaacagcctcactttttttcccccccagaCACACTGTGCCTGTCACCCTGTGGATCAGCTCACTGTATAATCCACACATCCATTTGaaaggctttgtgtgtgagcaCTACACCCTGGTGACTGTTTAGCACGCTGAGTTtgactctgaacacacacacactctcggtAACCTTGCATGTTTACACAAAAAGCCATTTGAGAAACTACCACACGCTCATTTGAATAATGAGAAGAGCATCTTCATTAGCAAACACCATGTTCCTCCTATTTGTTTGAAAGGTTCAGGAGGCAAATGTGAGAACTTGCACAGGCTGACATTTCTTCTCTCAGTATATTAACGTGTATTCAGACAAGAAGTGTCAAATATAATTTCTCTCTTAGGGATTAATG
This window encodes:
- the gpr63 gene encoding putative G-protein coupled receptor 63 produces the protein MENISMANVSLGSRSPPELVTPTAEALESLQGVSLPLQVFFCFIMVAILLLALLGNVVVCLMVYQRSAMRSAINILLASLAFADMMLAILNMPFALVTVVTTKWIFGNVFCRVSAMLFWFFVMEGVAILLIISIDRFLIIVQKQDKLSPQRAKVLIVVTWGLTFIFSFPLAVGSPPLQIPPRAPQCVFGYSVEAGYHAYVLILMLVFFFIPFMVMLYTFMGILNTIRHNAIRIHSHPDGICLSQASKLGLLSLQRPFQMNIDMSFKTRAFTTILILFSVFTVCWAPFTAYSLVATFSDSFYHKDSFFQISTWVLWLCYLKSALNPLIYYWRIKKFRDACLDLMPKYFKFLPQLPGNTKRRIQPSAVYVCGEHRSVV